The Eubacterium maltosivorans genome includes the window TCACCCAGAGTTTTGACAATTAATTCGGACTCGGGGACAGAGATAATTCCCTGTTTCCCGAGCATTTTTGCGTGGGCAATGCTGCCCCTGATATCTTGTTTGTATAAACGCTGATCGAAAGAAATGGAGGAATTGAAATCGTCTGTTAACGCATCTGTTCCTTTGTTAAATCGACCGCCCCACATTTTACTCATTATTTATTTTCCTTTTCTGCTTCTTTTTCCTTTTCTTCGTGGCTCATGCGCATGAGGGCGCGAACCTTAAGCGGCAGACCAAACAGGTGGATAAAGCCCTCGGCATCCTTGTGGTCATATAAATCCCCGGTGGTAAAGCTTGCGATCTCTGCGTTGTATAAGGAGTATGGGGAAGAGACAGAGGTCAGGATACAGTTACCCTTGTACAGCTTCAATTTTACGACGCCGGTAACGGTTTTCTGCGTTTCATCCACAAAAGCGGATAAGGCTTCGCGCAGGGGGTTAAACCACTGGCCATTGTAGGTGATTTCCGCAAACTTAACAGCGGCCTGCTGTTTAAAGGCAAAGGTTTCACGGTCCAGGCACATATGCTCCAGCTCTTCATGGGCACGGTACAGGATGGTGCCGCCCGGTGTTTCATAGATACCGCGGGATTTCATACCAACCACACGGTTTTCGATGAGGTCGACCACGCCGATGGCGTTGCGTCCGCCGATTTCATTACAGGTTTCAAGAATTTTGCGCGGGCTCATGGCTTCGCCGTTGATCTTGATGGGTTCGCCGTTTAAAAATTCAATTTCGATTTCTTCTGGAGTGTCCGGCGCTTCTTCCAGTGTTTTGGTTAATTTTAACAAATGGTCGTATTTGGGTTCGAGTGAAGGATCTTCAAGCTCCAGGCCTTCATGGCTGATGTGCAGCAGGTTGCGGTCACGGCTGTAGCTCTGGTCATGGCTCATGCTGACTTTGATGTCATGTTCAATACAGAAATCCATGCAGTCCTCCCGGGACTGTAAATCCCAGATACGCCATGGCGCGATGATTTTAAGCTGCGGGTCTAAAGCGCCAATTCCCAGTTCAAAACGAACCTGGTCGTTCCCTTTGCCGGTAGCGCCGTGGCAGATGGCTTCCGCGCCTTCCTTGTGGGCGATATCCACTAACACCTTAGCGATCAGCGGACGGGCGAGAGAAGTCCCCAGCAGGTATTTCTTCTCATAAACTGCGTCAGCCTTGAGTGCAGGCCAGCAGTATTCTTCAACAAATTCATCGGTAACATCTTCTATATATAACTTGCTGGCGCCGGAGGATAAAGCCCGTTCTTCCAGACCTTCGGTTTCCTTACCCTGTCCAACATCGACGCATACGCAGATAACCTCATAATCGTAGGTTTCCTTTAACCACGGAATAATGGTTGTGGTATCCAATCCGCCTGAATAGGCTAAAATAACTTTTTTTGCACTCATAACACTGTGCCTCCTCTTAATTGTTTTCATTTGATTTATTCTTGCGTTTCTTTACAATCTGTGAATGATTATACAATACCAAAACCGAAATTGCAAGGTATATTTGAAAAAATATGCGTAAATTATTCATAAATATTCATAAAAAGTGCTTGAATATTCAAATGATTAGGGGTATAATTACAAAATAGTTTTCATAAAAGCTATTTTATAAATGAATCATTAACAATTAATAATTAAGGACTCCGGTTTAAAAAGAAGCGGTCAGCGTTAATTGTTCATTATTAATGATTTATCGAAAATTTATTGTACCATTTGTATGATAAAAAATAAACCTAAAATTGGAGAGATTTTATGATTAAAGCATCAGTTATCGGCGGAACCGGCTATGCCGGACAGGAATTACTCAGAATACTTTACAGACACCCGGAGGTTGAAGTCGTATCCGTCGGCTCAAGGAGCTTTGCGGGACAGCCTTTAAAAGATATTTACAGAAACTATGAAAATGTGACAGACGCCTTGTGCGAAACAGCGGATATGAACGAGCTGGTCGAAAAATCTGACGTAATTTTTATGGCGTTGCCCCACGGCATCGCCTCAAAACAGGTGACCGGGGAAGTCCTCAAAAAAACAAAGATTATCGATCTCGGCGCAGACTTCCGTCTAAAGGACGTGGATATTTATGAGCAGTGGTACAAAGTCAACCATTATAATAAGGATCTGCTGAAGGAAGCCGTCTATGGCCTGTGTGAGCTGCACCGTGAGGACATCAGGGGCGCGCGTCTGTTATCCAATCCGGGCTGTTACACCACCTGCAGCATTCTGAGCCTGGCGCCGCTGCTTAAAAACCATCTGGTTGACCCACAGAGCATTATCATTGACGCAAAATCCGGCGTCACAGGAGCAGGGAGAAGCAGTGATACTGCATTTTCCTATTGTGAAGTCAATGAATCCATCAAAGCCTACAAGGTCGGATCACACCGCCATACGCCGGAAATCGAGCAGGAACTGGGATTGCTTTCAGGCACAGACCTGAAGCTGCTTTTCACACCGCACCTCACGCCTATGAATCGTGGAATTCTGGCACTCTGTTACGCCAGCCTGACCAGCGATATGGACGAGGAGGGCCTGAGACAGGTTTACCGTGACTTTTACAGGGATGAGTATTTTGTGCGCCTGACTGAGGATAAGCTCCCGGAAACAAAATGGGTAAAAGGCTCAAATTACTGCGATATCGGACTGAAGGTTGATAAACGCACAAACCGCGTGATTGTCGTCGGAGCCATTGATAATCTGGTAAAGGGCGCGGCCGGACAGGCCGTTCAAAATATGAACCTGATGTTTGGCTTTGATGAAAAAACAGGAATCGATTTTATTACGGATTTCCCGGTTTAATTTGTGAAAGGAACACGAGATGAAAATAATTGATGGCGGCGTTTTGGCCGCAAAGGGCTTTAAAGCCGCCGGCATTGCCGCCGGTATAAAGGATAACGGAAACAAGGATATGGCGCTTCTGGTCGCGGACAAGCCCGCGGCGACAGCTATTATGACCACATCCAACATGGTTCAGGCAGCGCCTGTGCAATGGGACAGAGCTGTTATGATCGAGTCGCCCTACAAGCGCGCAGTCGTGGTCAACAGCGGAAACGCCAACGCCTGCACCGGTGAAACCGGCATGCGCCATGTGGAACAGACCGCCGGCGTTGCGGCTGAGCTTCTCGGCGTAAGCACTCAGGACGTGCTGGTATCCTCCACTGGTGTTATTGGAGTGGTAATGCCCATTGAAAAAATATTAAAAGGCGTGCAGGCACTGGTAAACGGGCTCGGGGACGATGCGCAGCACGCGGACGACGCAGCGCACGGCATTATCACCACAGACCTTACTACCAAAACCATTGCGGTGGAAATCGAGCTGGACGGAAAAACCGTCCATATCGGCGGAATGGCCAAGGGATCAGGGATGATCTGCCCAAACATGGCCACCATGCTTTCCTATGTCACGACCGACGCCGCCATCGAACCAGAATGCCTCCAGAAGCTGCTCGCTAAAATCACCCAGGATACCTACAATATGATGTCTGTAGACGGTGATATGAGCACAAACGACACAGTTGTCGTAATGGCAAGCGGTGAGGCCGGAAACAAGGAGATCAGCCTTAATGATGTGACTTCACAGGATTTCGCTGTATTCAGCGAGGCCCTTTATTACGTCAATGAGCACCTCGCAAAATCCATCATCCGCGATGGGGAAGGGGCAACCAAATTTGTTGAGGTCACTGTCTGTGGCGCGGCGACAGATGAAGATGCCCGCACCCTGGCAAAAGCGGTTGTTAAATCCAGCCTGGTAAAGACCGCCCTCTTTGGCGAGGACGCCAACTGGGGCCGTGTGCTTTCGTCGCTGGGAGCGTCTGGGGTCGTTTTCGACCCGCTCAAGGTATCCCTGGTGTTTTTCAGCAACGCTGGAATGATCACCCTTCTGAACGAAGGGGCGCCCATCGCTTTTGATGAAGGGATGGCTAAAAAGGTACTGTCTGAAAAGGAAATCTCCATCATGGTAACCCTCAAGGAGGGGGAAGATAAAGCGACTGCCTGGGGCTGTGATCTGTCCTACGATTATGTCAAAATCAACGGCGATTACCGTTCTTAAATCATATACAAAACAATCCATCAGAAAAGGAAGTAAAAATGTCAGATAATACACAGAACATGGCGCAGTACATCGAAAAGGCCAATATCCTGGTCGAGGCGCTGCCCTATATCAAGCAATTCAGAAAGAAAACAGTGGTCATCAAATACGGCGGCAGTTTCATGTATGACAATGATATCAAGAAATCTGTCATGGACGATATCGCCCTCATGAAACTGGTTGGCCTGCGCCCTATTGTGGTGCACGGCGGCGGTAAAGACATCTCCGCATTCTTAAACAATCTGGACATCCAGACCGAGTTCATCGATGGTCTGCGCGTTACCAATGACGATGTTATCGAAGTGGCAGAAATGGTGCTCTCCGGTAAAATCAACAAAGAAATTGTTCAGCTTTTGGAAGACCGTGACATCACCGCAGTAGGGATCTCCGGTAAAGACGGCGGTATGCTCAAGGTGAGAAAAAAATTCGTCAATGGCCTGGATATCGGCTTTGTTGGCGATATTGTCAAAGTAAAGAGCGATCTTCTCCAGACATTGCTCAAAAGCGACTATATCCCCGTTATCGCTCCGATCGGCAGCGACAAATGCGGCCAGAGCTACAACATCAACGCAGACCATGTGGCTTACGCCATCGCCAAGGAGCTGAAGGCTGAAAAGCTGGTTTACCTCACAGATACCGACGGGGTCTATATGGACGCCGATGATCCGGATTCCATTATCCGCCGTCTGGATGTCGATGAGGTTGAACGGCTTATTGAGGAGGGGATTATATCTGGCGGTATGATTCCAAAGGTTGAAAATTCCGTGGATGCGATTCGTTCCGGGGTCAATTCTGTCCATATCCTGGACGGTAAGGTTGAGCACTCACTGCTGCTCGAACTCTTTACTGCGGCGGGCTG containing:
- a CDS encoding argininosuccinate synthase, producing the protein MSAKKVILAYSGGLDTTTIIPWLKETYDYEVICVCVDVGQGKETEGLEERALSSGASKLYIEDVTDEFVEEYCWPALKADAVYEKKYLLGTSLARPLIAKVLVDIAHKEGAEAICHGATGKGNDQVRFELGIGALDPQLKIIAPWRIWDLQSREDCMDFCIEHDIKVSMSHDQSYSRDRNLLHISHEGLELEDPSLEPKYDHLLKLTKTLEEAPDTPEEIEIEFLNGEPIKINGEAMSPRKILETCNEIGGRNAIGVVDLIENRVVGMKSRGIYETPGGTILYRAHEELEHMCLDRETFAFKQQAAVKFAEITYNGQWFNPLREALSAFVDETQKTVTGVVKLKLYKGNCILTSVSSPYSLYNAEIASFTTGDLYDHKDAEGFIHLFGLPLKVRALMRMSHEEKEKEAEKENK
- the argC gene encoding N-acetyl-gamma-glutamyl-phosphate reductase, with the protein product MIKASVIGGTGYAGQELLRILYRHPEVEVVSVGSRSFAGQPLKDIYRNYENVTDALCETADMNELVEKSDVIFMALPHGIASKQVTGEVLKKTKIIDLGADFRLKDVDIYEQWYKVNHYNKDLLKEAVYGLCELHREDIRGARLLSNPGCYTTCSILSLAPLLKNHLVDPQSIIIDAKSGVTGAGRSSDTAFSYCEVNESIKAYKVGSHRHTPEIEQELGLLSGTDLKLLFTPHLTPMNRGILALCYASLTSDMDEEGLRQVYRDFYRDEYFVRLTEDKLPETKWVKGSNYCDIGLKVDKRTNRVIVVGAIDNLVKGAAGQAVQNMNLMFGFDEKTGIDFITDFPV
- the argJ gene encoding bifunctional glutamate N-acetyltransferase/amino-acid acetyltransferase ArgJ, encoding MKIIDGGVLAAKGFKAAGIAAGIKDNGNKDMALLVADKPAATAIMTTSNMVQAAPVQWDRAVMIESPYKRAVVVNSGNANACTGETGMRHVEQTAGVAAELLGVSTQDVLVSSTGVIGVVMPIEKILKGVQALVNGLGDDAQHADDAAHGIITTDLTTKTIAVEIELDGKTVHIGGMAKGSGMICPNMATMLSYVTTDAAIEPECLQKLLAKITQDTYNMMSVDGDMSTNDTVVVMASGEAGNKEISLNDVTSQDFAVFSEALYYVNEHLAKSIIRDGEGATKFVEVTVCGAATDEDARTLAKAVVKSSLVKTALFGEDANWGRVLSSLGASGVVFDPLKVSLVFFSNAGMITLLNEGAPIAFDEGMAKKVLSEKEISIMVTLKEGEDKATAWGCDLSYDYVKINGDYRS
- the argB gene encoding acetylglutamate kinase, with product MSDNTQNMAQYIEKANILVEALPYIKQFRKKTVVIKYGGSFMYDNDIKKSVMDDIALMKLVGLRPIVVHGGGKDISAFLNNLDIQTEFIDGLRVTNDDVIEVAEMVLSGKINKEIVQLLEDRDITAVGISGKDGGMLKVRKKFVNGLDIGFVGDIVKVKSDLLQTLLKSDYIPVIAPIGSDKCGQSYNINADHVAYAIAKELKAEKLVYLTDTDGVYMDADDPDSIIRRLDVDEVERLIEEGIISGGMIPKVENSVDAIRSGVNSVHILDGKVEHSLLLELFTAAGCGTMIRQSLTQA